A portion of the Deltaproteobacteria bacterium genome contains these proteins:
- the recN gene encoding DNA repair protein RecN yields the protein MLVHLKIRDLAIIDTIEIDFPPGFTVITGETGAGKSIIIDALIVVLGGRVSSDLIRSGAKEAEVEAIFDISKQPLIRARLEQRDLIGDDPDSLLIRRVVSSKGKSKVLINSYLSTVATLSEIVRGLVDMSGQHEQLSLLDTERHLEILDAFGELDEIKANYSKAYNYLLNINKELDNLTKSSEENLKRADFLRFQIEEIERLNPKPGEDSEIDVERRRLSNAEKLHNGAMAAESLLYGEDGSAFDKLGKATAEVESLARIDDELTSMLEPLFAAKRNIEEVTRLLQRYGDRIEADPTRLEWLEDRANSLTHLMRKHGGSLEEVLNRRDAMENELTNLDNAEDRISTLEAEELLAKQQLEIIAQQLTKARIEVGIRFSKAVLAEVADMELNDAAFEVKITSLSLKDESVNNSKFGQNGVDAVEFLWSANKGEPTRPLVKIISGGELSRLMLAVKRVLAARDLVSLYVFDEVDTGLGGRAADAIGRKLQVVAFNHQAIAITHLAPIACRADYHLFASKEVHESRTVSKIVSVSEKERATEIARMIDGARITQATIDAAKAMLIRAKTNQQHNKFNSPSQII from the coding sequence ATGCTTGTTCACCTTAAAATTCGTGATTTAGCAATCATTGATACTATTGAAATTGATTTTCCGCCCGGTTTTACTGTTATCACTGGTGAGACTGGGGCTGGTAAATCAATAATTATTGATGCCCTAATTGTCGTTTTAGGTGGTCGTGTATCTAGTGATCTTATACGGTCTGGTGCAAAGGAAGCTGAAGTCGAAGCAATCTTCGATATTAGTAAGCAGCCGCTTATACGTGCTCGTTTAGAGCAACGAGATCTTATTGGTGATGATCCCGACTCGCTATTAATTAGAAGAGTCGTTAGTAGTAAAGGTAAATCAAAAGTATTGATTAACAGCTATTTATCTACAGTCGCTACACTTAGTGAAATAGTACGCGGCTTAGTTGATATGAGCGGTCAGCATGAACAATTAAGTTTGTTAGACACTGAAAGGCATCTTGAAATTCTCGATGCGTTTGGGGAGCTTGACGAGATTAAAGCAAACTATAGCAAAGCATATAACTATTTGCTTAATATTAATAAAGAATTAGATAATCTTACTAAAAGCAGTGAAGAAAATCTAAAGCGTGCGGATTTTTTACGTTTTCAAATTGAGGAAATCGAACGCTTAAATCCTAAACCTGGTGAAGATAGTGAAATAGATGTCGAACGTCGACGTTTATCAAATGCAGAAAAATTGCATAATGGTGCTATGGCGGCGGAGAGTCTCCTATATGGTGAGGATGGTTCTGCTTTTGATAAATTAGGCAAAGCTACTGCTGAAGTAGAATCATTAGCCCGTATTGATGACGAGCTTACTTCTATGCTTGAGCCGCTATTTGCCGCTAAACGTAATATTGAAGAAGTGACTAGATTATTACAGCGTTATGGTGATCGCATTGAAGCTGATCCAACAAGATTAGAATGGCTTGAAGATCGTGCTAATTCTTTAACGCACCTTATGCGCAAACATGGTGGCTCTTTAGAAGAAGTTTTAAATCGTCGCGATGCGATGGAAAATGAGCTTACTAATCTTGATAATGCCGAAGATAGAATTTCTACATTAGAAGCCGAAGAGCTGCTTGCCAAGCAGCAGCTTGAAATAATAGCTCAGCAATTAACAAAGGCTCGAATTGAGGTAGGCATAAGATTTAGCAAAGCTGTATTAGCTGAAGTTGCTGATATGGAACTTAATGACGCAGCTTTTGAAGTTAAAATTACCTCGTTGTCATTAAAAGATGAATCGGTAAATAATAGTAAATTTGGTCAGAATGGCGTGGATGCAGTTGAGTTTTTATGGAGCGCAAATAAAGGTGAGCCAACTAGACCATTAGTTAAAATAATTAGTGGTGGTGAACTATCGCGCCTAATGTTGGCAGTTAAAAGAGTTTTAGCAGCTCGTGATTTAGTATCTTTATACGTTTTTGATGAAGTAGACACGGGGCTTGGCGGTCGTGCTGCAGATGCTATTGGTCGTAAACTACAAGTTGTAGCTTTCAATCATCAAGCTATAGCAATCACTCACCTGGCACCTATAGCATGTCGAGCTGATTATCATTTGTTTGCAAGTAAAGAAGTACATGAAAGCCGTACGGTTAGTAAGATTGTATCGGTATCAGAAAAAGAACGAGCTACAGAAATTGCTCGTATGATTGATGGCGCTCGTATCACTCAAGCCACTATTGATGCAGCTAAAGCGATGCTTATTCGAGCCAAAACAAACCAGCAGCATAATAAATTTAACTCTCCTTCTCAAATAATTTAA
- a CDS encoding Stp1/IreP family PP2C-type Ser/Thr phosphatase: MLINSAAQTDVGRVREKNEDSHFISNELGLYVVADGMGGHLGGQMASGLAAQAVADNIKVVFEQLCSGSGIEPIESSPVPKLLADAVRGACATVFDAAQGNPELQGMGTTVTTLFINSNRAFIAHVGDSRCYLQRADRIIQITDDHSLVNEQIKAGLITREQGRQSRLKNIITRSVGFERDVAVDTFALPIQVNDNLLLCSDGLTNFVDDTEIGLALATLAITEVPSRMIDLANERGGDDNITIICVSLAEEE, encoded by the coding sequence TTGCTTATTAACTCCGCTGCACAGACTGATGTTGGGCGTGTTAGAGAAAAAAATGAAGATTCTCATTTTATCTCGAACGAGCTTGGTTTGTATGTAGTCGCCGATGGAATGGGTGGGCACCTTGGCGGCCAAATGGCCTCTGGTTTAGCTGCACAAGCTGTTGCCGATAATATAAAGGTTGTTTTTGAACAACTGTGCAGTGGTTCTGGCATTGAACCAATTGAAAGTTCTCCAGTACCAAAGCTATTAGCAGATGCTGTGCGTGGTGCCTGCGCTACAGTTTTTGATGCAGCGCAAGGTAACCCAGAATTACAAGGAATGGGCACTACGGTCACCACACTATTTATAAATAGCAATCGTGCATTCATTGCCCATGTTGGTGATTCGCGTTGTTATTTGCAACGTGCTGATCGAATTATTCAAATTACCGATGACCATTCTTTAGTAAATGAACAAATCAAAGCGGGTTTAATAACAAGAGAGCAGGGTAGGCAAAGTCGTCTGAAGAATATAATTACACGATCAGTTGGTTTTGAAAGAGATGTAGCTGTTGACACTTTTGCTTTGCCTATACAAGTTAACGATAATCTTCTGCTTTGTTCAGATGGATTAACCAATTTTGTTGATGACACCGAAATTGGCTTAGCCTTAGCAACTCTTGCGATTACTGAAGTACCCTCCAGAATGATTGATCTCGCCAATGAACGTGGCGGAGATGATAATATTACAATTATTTGTGTTTCTTTAGCAGAAGAAGAATAG
- a CDS encoding peptidoglycan DD-metalloendopeptidase family protein, with the protein MANNKTFTVIIVPERSSKVRRIQIPRARLFQLALGAAVVIGIAMFMVVHYVFIIDQASRNGVLKDENVVLKARLRVMQEEVARIDSNLMRIGQLSAKIRAITELNDPDRNLAIGPVSTPKKTPKVLYAPGERIDDEDEVLDSKLAMRLIDSKIETLSSEVLRQESSIRDLQEHFAEDQMLLASTPSIRPVKSRLLTSSFGTRIDPYTNRRVMHKGVDFAAEHGAAVFAPADGIVVAVGYRGEYGKTVVIDHGYGIQTHYAHLSDYKVKIGDKVQRGHLIAAVGKTGRTTGVHLHYEVRLHGIPQDPEKFILD; encoded by the coding sequence GTGGCGAATAACAAAACCTTCACGGTTATAATTGTTCCCGAACGTTCTTCTAAAGTTCGGCGCATACAAATTCCACGAGCTCGCCTATTTCAGTTGGCTTTGGGGGCGGCTGTCGTGATTGGCATAGCCATGTTTATGGTTGTGCACTACGTGTTTATTATTGATCAAGCTTCACGCAATGGCGTTCTTAAAGACGAAAATGTCGTGCTCAAGGCACGTTTGCGGGTAATGCAAGAAGAAGTCGCCCGAATTGATTCTAACTTGATGAGAATAGGGCAATTATCAGCTAAAATTAGAGCCATTACTGAATTAAATGACCCTGATCGTAATTTAGCCATTGGCCCTGTTTCCACCCCAAAGAAGACCCCAAAAGTTCTTTATGCTCCTGGTGAACGAATCGACGATGAAGATGAAGTTCTTGATTCGAAATTGGCAATGCGTCTAATCGATTCGAAAATAGAAACATTAAGTAGTGAGGTATTACGTCAAGAAAGCAGTATTCGCGATCTTCAAGAGCATTTTGCTGAAGATCAAATGTTGCTTGCCTCAACCCCATCTATTCGTCCGGTAAAATCTCGTTTGCTTACTAGTTCATTTGGCACACGTATAGATCCTTATACCAATCGGCGAGTAATGCATAAAGGTGTTGATTTTGCCGCGGAGCACGGAGCTGCAGTTTTTGCACCAGCTGATGGGATAGTTGTTGCAGTTGGTTATCGTGGTGAATATGGCAAGACGGTAGTTATAGACCATGGTTATGGTATTCAAACACATTATGCTCATTTATCGGATTATAAAGTTAAGATTGGTGATAAAGTACAGCGTGGCCATCTTATTGCCGCAGTTGGTAAAACGGGTCGTACTACAGGTGTACATTTGCATTATGAGGTACGTCTCCATGGCATCCCTCAAGACCCCGAGAAATTTATTCTTGATTAG
- the maf gene encoding septum formation protein Maf, translating into MTNKGRVILASVSPRRRMLLEAACLEVEVRPSGADESWPGGELAEGAIALALRKLSAIKASNEIIIAADTIVALDQNRFEKPTDNEDAIRMLTVLAGKTHEVYTGYCVSKNHQIIKGVERTLVSFRNLSAAEIKQYVRTGESLDKAGSYGIQGVGGSLIHRIEGSYTNVMGLPLKEVLSAIEDVS; encoded by the coding sequence ATGACTAATAAAGGGCGCGTAATTCTCGCCTCGGTATCACCTCGTCGGCGTATGTTATTAGAAGCAGCGTGCCTTGAAGTTGAAGTACGTCCATCTGGGGCAGATGAAAGTTGGCCTGGAGGTGAACTTGCAGAAGGTGCAATAGCCTTAGCGTTACGTAAGTTATCCGCAATAAAAGCAAGCAATGAAATAATAATAGCGGCTGATACTATTGTAGCTTTAGACCAAAATCGTTTTGAAAAACCTACTGATAACGAAGATGCAATTCGTATGTTGACTGTATTAGCCGGTAAAACCCATGAAGTTTATACCGGTTACTGTGTTAGTAAAAACCATCAAATTATCAAAGGGGTTGAACGCACATTAGTTAGTTTTCGTAATTTAAGTGCTGCTGAAATTAAACAGTATGTACGAACTGGAGAATCTTTAGATAAAGCTGGCTCATACGGGATACAGGGTGTTGGCGGCAGTTTAATTCATCGTATTGAAGGTTCATACACAAATGTTATGGGCTTGCCGCTTAAAGAAGTTCTTAGCGCTATTGAGGATGTATCGTGA
- a CDS encoding YggS family pyridoxal phosphate-dependent enzyme: MNIFENLTQVRDKIAKSASLCNRNPDTIKLIVVSKTQPLVKVFAAYEAGVRDFGENTAQGLQEKAQAFAERGLSARWHFIGRLQTNKINIVLRYAHMIHSVDSIELAQAIAKRVTSQTAKILIQVNIGKEAQKGGVEPEQAVQLALNVSRINGLELVGLMGIPPYNVDPNPYFAHMSDLKKALISTPDGIKAIELSMGMTSDFTAAIQHGATMVRVGTAIFGERT, from the coding sequence GTGAATATTTTTGAGAACTTGACACAAGTGCGAGATAAAATTGCTAAAAGTGCAAGTTTATGCAACCGTAATCCAGATACAATTAAGCTGATTGTCGTTTCAAAAACTCAGCCCCTTGTTAAGGTGTTTGCCGCCTACGAAGCTGGTGTTAGAGATTTTGGCGAAAATACTGCACAAGGTTTACAAGAAAAGGCGCAGGCTTTTGCTGAGCGTGGGTTATCAGCACGTTGGCACTTTATCGGTCGTTTGCAGACCAATAAGATTAATATAGTATTGCGATATGCCCATATGATTCATTCTGTTGATAGCATTGAATTGGCGCAAGCAATAGCAAAACGAGTTACATCGCAAACGGCGAAAATTTTAATACAAGTCAATATAGGTAAAGAAGCACAAAAAGGTGGGGTTGAACCTGAGCAAGCAGTGCAATTAGCTTTAAATGTTTCTCGCATCAATGGATTAGAGTTGGTTGGACTAATGGGTATCCCCCCATATAATGTGGACCCTAATCCCTATTTTGCTCACATGTCAGATTTAAAAAAAGCACTCATTTCCACCCCCGATGGTATTAAGGCTATTGAACTATCAATGGGTATGACCAGTGATTTTACTGCGGCAATTCAACATGGCGCCACTATGGTTCGTGTTGGTACCGCTATTTTTGGTGAACGTACGTAA
- a CDS encoding DivIVA domain-containing protein: protein MKLTPLDIQQQQFRKVFRGCDHREVQSFLDVVSQQMGELVRENIELKSEARRFLHELEEHRDREATLREAMMTAQKAIEDIREQARKEAEVIIGEAEGRAEKIVHSAHARVTKVIEEINELKRQRVRAIEELRGVLQTHVRLLELHDHESHQETQQATVTVLDRVRAPTPPSLESLAQADLIG from the coding sequence ATGAAATTAACTCCGTTAGATATTCAACAGCAACAATTTCGTAAGGTATTTAGGGGTTGTGACCACCGCGAGGTACAGAGTTTTCTTGATGTGGTTTCACAACAAATGGGAGAACTTGTTCGTGAGAATATTGAGCTAAAAAGCGAAGCACGTCGTTTTTTACACGAGCTTGAGGAACATCGTGACCGTGAGGCAACTTTGCGCGAAGCGATGATGACCGCCCAAAAAGCCATTGAAGATATTCGAGAACAAGCCCGCAAAGAAGCTGAAGTAATTATTGGTGAAGCAGAAGGGCGCGCTGAAAAAATAGTGCATAGTGCGCATGCAAGAGTAACCAAGGTTATAGAAGAAATTAATGAACTGAAACGTCAACGAGTCCGAGCCATTGAAGAATTACGTGGTGTGCTGCAAACGCATGTACGCTTACTTGAACTTCATGATCATGAAAGCCATCAAGAGACTCAACAAGCTACCGTAACAGTTTTAGATAGGGTTCGGGCTCCTACACCTCCTTCGCTTGAATCTTTGGCACAAGCTGACCTAATCGGATGA
- a CDS encoding YggU family protein, giving the protein MLDVLIAPRASRNRIMGVHDNRLKIQLTAPPVDGKANDALIRFLAESLAISRAQIEIVGGATNRRKTVRLSGIPSHLALLKLSPPAAE; this is encoded by the coding sequence ATGCTTGATGTCTTAATCGCACCACGTGCTTCACGAAATCGTATTATGGGTGTGCATGATAATCGATTAAAAATTCAGCTTACCGCACCTCCGGTAGATGGTAAGGCAAATGATGCTTTAATTCGATTTTTAGCTGAATCATTAGCTATTTCACGTGCACAAATTGAAATTGTCGGGGGGGCGACTAATCGACGTAAAACAGTTAGATTATCTGGAATACCGTCTCATTTAGCGTTGCTTAAGTTGAGTCCACCAGCAGCAGAATGA